A window of Companilactobacillus allii genomic DNA:
TCGCTTTCACAAAGAGTAACATGCGCGATATTACTTTTTTATATTTTCATTGAATTTTAAAGATTACTTTAAAAGTGTAGCAAATTATTTGACAAATTTGAAATATTTTCTTTCAACAAAAAAAGGACTGACACTTTCCAATTGGATTTGTGTTAGTCCTTGTTTAATTCATTAATTATGCAACTCACTTATGTGAGCTAACGTTAATTCTATTCACAGCCTTACGTAAAGAAACCTGAGCACGTGCTAGATCATCGACGTTATGCTTTTCTTCAGCTGTTTTAATTGTACTTTCAGCTTTTTGTTTAGCATATTCTGCACGTCTCAAATCAATATCTCTAGCTCTCTCGGCGCTATTAGCTACAATAGAAACAAGATCATTGCTGAACTCCAAGAATCCGCCATTTACAGCGATAGCATCTTCATGATGGGGATTATCAGTACGTTTAACACGTACCTCAGCAATTTTCAGTGGTGCAATAAGCGGTTCATGGCTAGCCATGATACCTACATCACCATCAATTGCACTCGCAACCAAAAGATTGGCGTGATGGTCATATACGACACCATCAGGAGTAACAATATTGACCATCACAACATGATTTTGATCAGCCATATTATTCCCTCCTTATTAGTTAGCTACTGCCTCAGCAGTATCATCTTGTTGTTCATCATCTGCAGGACTCCAGCCCATCTTCTTGGCTTTTTCGAGAACATCTTTAATTCCACCAACACCGTTGAAGGCGTCTTCTGGAACATCGTCGTATTTACCATTAAGAATGTCTTTAAAGTCCTTAACTGTTTCTTCAACAGGAACATAAGAACCTGGGATACCTGTAAATTGTTCAGCAACACTAAAGTTTTGTGACAAGAAGAATTGGATACGTCTTGCACGTGCAACAATAGTCTTTTCATCATCAGACAATTCGTCCATACCAAGAATTGAAATAATATCTTGGAGTTCACGATATCTTTGAAGTACTTGTTGAACTTGTGTAGCAACATCATAATGCTCTTGTCCAACAACTGAAGGATCAAGTGCTGAAGATGATGATGCTAGTGGATCAACAGCTGGATAGATACCTTGCTCAGTTAACTTACGTTCCAAGTTGGTTGTAGCATCCAAATGGGCGAAAGTTGTAGCTGGAGCAGGATCAGTATAATCATCAGCTGGAACATAAACGGCTTGAATTGAAGTGATTGAACCCTTCTTTGTAGAAGTGATTCTTTCTTGCAATTGACCCATTTCTGTAGCCAATGTTGGTTGATAACCAACAGCTGAAGGCATACGTCCAAGCAAGGCTGAAACTTCTGAACCTGCTTGTGTAAATCTAAAGATGTTATCGATAAACAATAGAACATCTTGTCCTTCAACATCACGGAAATACTCAGCAATTGTCAAACCAGTTAAGGCAACACGCATACGAGCACCAGGTGATTCATTCATTTGGCCATAAACCATGGCTGTCTTTTCAAGAACACCGGATTCCTTCATTTCATAATAAAGGTCATTACCTTCACGTGTTCTTTCACCAACACCAGTAAATACTGATATACCACCATGCTCTTCAGCAATATTGTGGATCAATTCCTGAATAAGAACGGTTTTACCAACACCGGCACCACCGAACAAACCAACTTTACCACCACGAACGTATGGTTCAAGAAGATCGATAACTTTAATACCTGTTTCAAGAATTTCTGTTGATGTATTTAATTCATCATAAGCAGGTGCTGAACGGTGAATACTATCTCTTCTGAAATCGGCAGGGAATTCCTTACCTCCATCAATTGTTTCACCTAAAACATTAAATACACGTCCCAATGTTTCTTTTCCGACAGGAACAGAAATTGAGCTACCTGTATTAACAGTTTCAGCACCTCTTTGAAGTCCATCAGTAGAACCCATGGAAATAGCACGTAAGGCGCCATCACCTAGTTCTAGAGCAACTTCTAGGGTAATACTTGATCCGTCATTCTTCTTAACAACTAAGGCGTCATTAAGTTCTGGAAGATCTCCATCTAAAGGAAATTCAACGTCAACAACTGGACCAATTACCTGAATAACTTTACCTTTGCTACTCATTTATTTGGCTCCTTTCTAAACTATTCTTGTGCAGCGACACCGCCGACAATCTCAGTGATTTCTGTAGTAATTTGAGCTTGACGAGCACGATTATAATGTAGTGACAAATCTGATATCAAATCGTCAGCATTATCAGTAGCACTCTTCATAGCTGTTACAGATGCAGCGTGTTCCGCCGTCTTCGCATCCATCATTGCTCCGAAAATTAAGGACTCAATATATTGAGGTATAATCGCAGACAAGACCGCTTCAGGACTTGGTTCTGTGATATATTCACTTGCAATATGTTCTTCTTCTTGGGTTGTATCTTTAGCTTCTTCAAGTGGAAGTAATTTATCATTAGTAAATTTAGATACCAAAGAATTTACGTGATGATTGTGACAAATATAAATTTCATCAAATGTTCCAGCTTGATATAACTGTAAAATTGTTTTAACAATTGGAGTTACATCTTTAACTGTTGGAATATCAGGTAGACCACGATACTCATAAGAAATATCGATTCCACGTGATTTGAAGAATTCAGATCCTGTGGTTCCTAATGAAATAACAGTAAATTTACTTAAATCATTATGATATTTTTTATCAAAAATATCCATCATAGCTTTTAAAATATTACTATTATATCCACCAACTAAGCCACGGTCACTTGTAATAACAACATATGCAGTCTTTTTTACCTCACGTACTTGTAAAAGATTATTCAAACTCCATGGATCTGAAGAAGTTTCAGTTACTGAAATTTCTTTGAATAGATTTCCCATTGTCAAATGTCTGACAATATCTTCAACTTTTTTTGCGTACAATTGATAAGCAATAGATTTCTTTTCAATACGAGAGAGTTTAGCACCAGAAACCATTTGCATGGCTCTTGTTATTTGACCGGTTTTCTTAGTAGAAGAAATTCTTCTTTTAATATCCATAAGTGACTCAGCCATAATTTAAACCTCCTGTATTATTTATCTTGCTTTCCTGATTTAGAAGCCAAGAAGTTTTCGGTGAATTCTTTTACACCGGCACTCATCTTGTCTTCGTCAGGTAGTGTACCTTTTTCCTTAATTTCTGTTAAGAGATCCGAATGATTTGCATCGAAGAATTCAGAAAGTGATGATTCATATTCTTTAATATCTTCAACCTCAACCTTATCCAAAAAGCCTCTTGTCAAAGCGAATAAGATCAATACTTGTTTTTCAACAGAAATTGGTGAATGTACTGGTTGTTTTAGAACTTCAACTGTACGACTACCACGGTCTAATTTTGCCTTAGTGGCTTCATCAAGATCTGAGCCAAATTGAGCAAATGATTCCAATTCACGGTATGATGAAAGATCTAGACGTAATGTACCAGCGACTTTCTTCATAGCCTTGATTTGTGCATCACCACCAACACGAGAAACAGATGCACCAGCATCTATAGCTGGACGTGTACCTGAATAGAACAAATCACTACTCAAGAATATCTGTCCATCAGTGATGGAAATAACGTTTGTTGGAATATATGCTGAAATATCACCGGCTTGTGTTTCAACGATTGGCAAAGCAGTCATTGATCCACCACCAAGTGCATCACTCAACTTAGCAGCACGTTCTAGTAAACGTGAATGCAAGTAGAAAACATCACCAGGATATGCTTCACGCCCAGGCGGTCTACGAAGCAATAGTGACACTTCACGATAGGCATTAGCCTGTTTGCTTAAATCATCATATACAATAAGAACATGTTTACCGTTATACATGAAGTATTCACCCATAGCTGCTCCAGCATATGGTGCAAAATACAACATAGGAGCTGGTTGACTAGGTCCGGCTTCAACAACGATTGTATAATCCATTGCTCCATTCTTTCTTAAGGTCTCAACTTGACTTCTAATAGTTGATTCCTTTTGACCAATAGCAACGTATACACAGATCATGTCTTGATCTTTTTGATTAATGATTGTATCAATAGCAATTGATGTTTTACCAGTCTTACGGTCACCAATGATCAACTCACGTTGGCCACGGCCGATAGGTACAAGCGCATCAACTGATTTCAAACCAGTTTGTAATGGTTCGAAAACAGATTTACGTTGCATAACACCAGGTGCAGGAGATTCGATAGGTCTAGTCTTGTCAGTTTTAATCTCACCAAGACCATCAACAGGTTGACCCAATGTATTAACGACACGTCCAATAAGTGAATCACCTACTGGAACTTCCATGATACGACCAGTTCTTTTAACTGTATCGCCTTCACGAATTTGATCGTAATTTCCTAAAATGATAATACCAACATCATCACTTTCAAGGTTTTGAGCCACACCATATGTACCATCTTGGAATTCAAGTAACTCACTTGCCATAGCATTTTCAAGGCCATTAGCACGAGCAATACCATCACCAACATATGTAACTGTACCTATTTCATCAACTGAGAGTTCATTTTTATAGTTCTTCAACTGTTCTTTAATCAGTGAACTAATCTCTTCAGTTTTGATGCTCATTCATTTTCACCTCTACTTAATTGTTAACCAATAGCAATTTTTTAACATCGTTAAATCTCTTAACGACGCTTCCATCAATAACTTGATCACCAACACGGACAACAATCCCACCGATGATGGATGGATCTACTATTTTCGTTAAATTTACTTGATTTACTGAAAATCGTTGTTTGACTACAGATTTCAACTTATCTTCTTGTTCGGAAGTTAAATCAATCACTGAAGTTACTGTGACTTCAACAATACCATGCTCAGTATCATATCTCTCAACATAAGCATCAGTAATTTCTTCTAAGCAATTCAATCTGTCTCGGTCAAAAAGCATACCTACAAAGTCCTGCATTAATTCACTTGCACCAGTCTTTAAAGTATTAACGATTTTTAACTTTTCAGTGCGGGAAATTGCACGTCCTGAAAAAGCAATATTTAGACCAGGATTTTCTGAAAACACTTCGCTTAATTTCTTCAATTCTTGCAAAGTATTATCAACTGAATCTTGTTCCACTGCTACTTCATAAAGTGCTCTACTATAACGTTTTCCCACTTGGAATTTACTTAGTTTCATTGTTTACGGTCAACTCCTTAATATAAGAGTCGATCAATGACTTTTGATCATTTGCATTAAGCTCTTTGGAAATAACTTTTGAAGCAACTTCCATAGATAGGGTAGCGATGTCGTTTTGTGCATCGTTCATAGCTTCTTCTTTAGCTCGTAATGCATCAGATTTAGCCTTTTGTCTTACTGATTCGGCTTCACTATGAGCATCGGCCATAATGGATTTCTTTTGATCTTCCCCATTATCTTTAGCCTTATTAACAATCTCAATAGCTTCAGCACGTGAATTCTTAAGTGCCTCTTCACGTTCCTTTGCAAGCTTGTCAGCACGTGCACGTTCTTGATCAGCATAATCCAAATCACCGGATATTTTATCTGATCTGGCGTCCATCATTTTTGTGACGGGACCCCATGCAAACTTCTTAACAGCTGCAGTTAAAAGGACGAATGAAATAAGAATAAAAAGCATATCACCTAAAGCTAATTTACCTGCTCCAAGCACTAATAAATTTGCCAATATTCTCCACTCCTTCCTTTCCTATAAAACATAAAAAGGCGATTTGTTTAATTTATCGCCGATTTGATTGTATGTATTATACGAAAAGAATAACGAATGCAATAGCAATAGCAATGATAGGAACGGCTTCGATCAAACCAACACCAATGAACATTGTTGCTCTTAAGTCACCAGAGATTTCTGGTTGACGTGCCATACTGTCCAAAGTCTTTGAAATAACAAGTCCGTTACCGATAGATGCTCCAAGAGCTGCAAAACTAGCTGCAATAGCTGCCGCGATTTCTTTCATGATTTAAAATTCCTCCAAATAAAATTATTCTTTTTCCAGTTTACGTGAGATATAAACCATTGATAAGGTGGTAAATACATACGCTTGGATGGCTCCAATAAAGACTGAAAATCCTTGCCAAATCATTTCCAGTGGTAAAGCGACCACGAACGAAACGACTCCAAAACTCTGAGCAACAGTTCCAATAAGTGCAAGAAGTACTTCACCGGCAAATATATTACCGTAAAGACGTAGTGATAACGTCAAGAAGTTAGTAAACTCTTCAAGGATGTTTATTGGTAACAAGAAACCTACAGGTTTTACATAATTTTTTACATAGCCGCCAAATCCAAACTTCTTCACTGAATAATAATGTGAAATCAGCAATGATATTAAGGCAAGAGCCATTGTTACCATTGGATTTGTAGTAGGAGATTTAATGTAAGTATATCCGCCTACTTTCACTTGGAATATCAATCCCAATTGGTTTGCAAAAAATACAAATGTAAACAACACGAACGCATATAAT
This region includes:
- a CDS encoding F0F1 ATP synthase subunit epsilon, with amino-acid sequence MADQNHVVMVNIVTPDGVVYDHHANLLVASAIDGDVGIMASHEPLIAPLKIAEVRVKRTDNPHHEDAIAVNGGFLEFSNDLVSIVANSAERARDIDLRRAEYAKQKAESTIKTAEEKHNVDDLARAQVSLRKAVNRINVSSHK
- the atpD gene encoding F0F1 ATP synthase subunit beta — its product is MSSKGKVIQVIGPVVDVEFPLDGDLPELNDALVVKKNDGSSITLEVALELGDGALRAISMGSTDGLQRGAETVNTGSSISVPVGKETLGRVFNVLGETIDGGKEFPADFRRDSIHRSAPAYDELNTSTEILETGIKVIDLLEPYVRGGKVGLFGGAGVGKTVLIQELIHNIAEEHGGISVFTGVGERTREGNDLYYEMKESGVLEKTAMVYGQMNESPGARMRVALTGLTIAEYFRDVEGQDVLLFIDNIFRFTQAGSEVSALLGRMPSAVGYQPTLATEMGQLQERITSTKKGSITSIQAVYVPADDYTDPAPATTFAHLDATTNLERKLTEQGIYPAVDPLASSSSALDPSVVGQEHYDVATQVQQVLQRYRELQDIISILGMDELSDDEKTIVARARRIQFFLSQNFSVAEQFTGIPGSYVPVEETVKDFKDILNGKYDDVPEDAFNGVGGIKDVLEKAKKMGWSPADDEQQDDTAEAVAN
- a CDS encoding F0F1 ATP synthase subunit gamma: MAESLMDIKRRISSTKKTGQITRAMQMVSGAKLSRIEKKSIAYQLYAKKVEDIVRHLTMGNLFKEISVTETSSDPWSLNNLLQVREVKKTAYVVITSDRGLVGGYNSNILKAMMDIFDKKYHNDLSKFTVISLGTTGSEFFKSRGIDISYEYRGLPDIPTVKDVTPIVKTILQLYQAGTFDEIYICHNHHVNSLVSKFTNDKLLPLEEAKDTTQEEEHIASEYITEPSPEAVLSAIIPQYIESLIFGAMMDAKTAEHAASVTAMKSATDNADDLISDLSLHYNRARQAQITTEITEIVGGVAAQE
- the atpA gene encoding F0F1 ATP synthase subunit alpha, with the protein product MSIKTEEISSLIKEQLKNYKNELSVDEIGTVTYVGDGIARANGLENAMASELLEFQDGTYGVAQNLESDDVGIIILGNYDQIREGDTVKRTGRIMEVPVGDSLIGRVVNTLGQPVDGLGEIKTDKTRPIESPAPGVMQRKSVFEPLQTGLKSVDALVPIGRGQRELIIGDRKTGKTSIAIDTIINQKDQDMICVYVAIGQKESTIRSQVETLRKNGAMDYTIVVEAGPSQPAPMLYFAPYAGAAMGEYFMYNGKHVLIVYDDLSKQANAYREVSLLLRRPPGREAYPGDVFYLHSRLLERAAKLSDALGGGSMTALPIVETQAGDISAYIPTNVISITDGQIFLSSDLFYSGTRPAIDAGASVSRVGGDAQIKAMKKVAGTLRLDLSSYRELESFAQFGSDLDEATKAKLDRGSRTVEVLKQPVHSPISVEKQVLILFALTRGFLDKVEVEDIKEYESSLSEFFDANHSDLLTEIKEKGTLPDEDKMSAGVKEFTENFLASKSGKQDK
- a CDS encoding F0F1 ATP synthase subunit delta, translated to MKLSKFQVGKRYSRALYEVAVEQDSVDNTLQELKKLSEVFSENPGLNIAFSGRAISRTEKLKIVNTLKTGASELMQDFVGMLFDRDRLNCLEEITDAYVERYDTEHGIVEVTVTSVIDLTSEQEDKLKSVVKQRFSVNQVNLTKIVDPSIIGGIVVRVGDQVIDGSVVKRFNDVKKLLLVNN
- the atpF gene encoding F0F1 ATP synthase subunit B, with protein sequence MLFILISFVLLTAAVKKFAWGPVTKMMDARSDKISGDLDYADQERARADKLAKEREEALKNSRAEAIEIVNKAKDNGEDQKKSIMADAHSEAESVRQKAKSDALRAKEEAMNDAQNDIATLSMEVASKVISKELNANDQKSLIDSYIKELTVNNETK
- the atpE gene encoding F0F1 ATP synthase subunit C: MKEIAAAIAASFAALGASIGNGLVISKTLDSMARQPEISGDLRATMFIGVGLIEAVPIIAIAIAFVILFV
- the atpB gene encoding F0F1 ATP synthase subunit A — translated: MNDKYKFIDFLGLRFNVANDLSALIAAILVFVLVFALSRHVTMRPGKAQNVLEWIIDFTNNIIKSLMPDAAVKQFGLYAFVLFTFVFFANQLGLIFQVKVGGYTYIKSPTTNPMVTMALALISLLISHYYSVKKFGFGGYVKNYVKPVGFLLPINILEEFTNFLTLSLRLYGNIFAGEVLLALIGTVAQSFGVVSFVVALPLEMIWQGFSVFIGAIQAYVFTTLSMVYISRKLEKE